Proteins co-encoded in one Streptomyces sp. NBC_01571 genomic window:
- a CDS encoding FAD-dependent monooxygenase, with product MSATPQAASRGSSDQQVVIVGAGPVGLWLAHELAVAGVTPLVLERARRRSPHSKALGIQPRTIEVLALRNRHKDVIAGGRPLPNWHFGMLESRVDFRDLPTPFPYLLAQPQSATERLLEGYATESGVEVRRGHEVTSLTQEGKSVTVRVQGPEGAYTVEADYVVGADGARSVVRQEAGIDFPGSETSAYGFLGEVVLDRPPLTPGFTALNEAGRLLVVPLPGGRFRVTGYDPLNQTREPMTLDELRDASVRIAGTDFGMRDPSWLSRFGNATRLAATYRAGRVLLAGDAAHIHWPAGGVGLNVGLQDAMNLGWKLAAVVQGRADEKLLDTYHAERRPVGRELAEHTLAQTALIVGLTPETTALRALLSEAAAGTRAFSDFLAGKLSGLDIAYPPADPGTHPLTGVRAYDPEGEGVLPLLHDGRAVLLTMGEEPVNAGVAERATKAGISVHASRLAETGGPAWSHVTAALVRPDGHVWWATEADSSGAEFTAEVSRTLEELAVVF from the coding sequence ATGTCCGCCACGCCTCAGGCCGCCTCGCGCGGGTCCTCCGACCAGCAGGTCGTGATCGTGGGAGCCGGCCCGGTCGGTCTCTGGCTCGCCCACGAACTCGCCGTGGCCGGCGTGACCCCCCTCGTCCTCGAACGCGCCCGTCGGCGAAGCCCTCACTCCAAGGCCCTGGGCATCCAGCCGCGCACCATCGAAGTGCTGGCCCTGCGCAACCGGCACAAGGACGTGATCGCCGGCGGCCGCCCCCTGCCGAACTGGCACTTCGGCATGCTCGAGTCGCGCGTCGACTTCCGCGACCTGCCGACCCCCTTCCCGTATCTGCTGGCCCAGCCGCAGTCGGCCACCGAGCGGCTTCTGGAGGGCTACGCCACCGAATCGGGCGTCGAAGTCCGTCGCGGACACGAAGTCACGTCGCTGACCCAGGAGGGCAAGTCGGTGACCGTACGGGTCCAAGGCCCGGAAGGCGCGTACACGGTCGAGGCCGACTACGTCGTCGGCGCGGACGGCGCCCGCAGCGTGGTGCGCCAGGAGGCCGGCATCGACTTCCCGGGCTCCGAGACGTCCGCGTACGGCTTCCTCGGCGAGGTGGTCCTCGACCGACCGCCCCTGACCCCCGGATTCACCGCCCTCAACGAAGCCGGACGCCTCCTCGTCGTGCCGCTGCCCGGTGGAAGGTTCCGCGTCACGGGGTACGACCCGCTAAACCAGACGCGCGAACCGATGACACTGGACGAGCTGCGAGACGCCTCGGTACGCATCGCGGGCACCGACTTCGGCATGCGTGACCCGTCCTGGCTGTCCCGTTTCGGCAACGCGACCCGGTTGGCGGCCACCTACCGCGCGGGCCGGGTGCTCCTTGCCGGTGACGCCGCGCACATCCACTGGCCGGCCGGCGGCGTCGGCCTGAACGTCGGCCTTCAGGACGCCATGAACCTCGGCTGGAAGCTGGCCGCAGTGGTTCAGGGCCGCGCCGATGAGAAGCTCCTGGACACCTATCACGCCGAACGCCGTCCGGTCGGCCGGGAACTCGCCGAGCACACCCTCGCGCAGACGGCTCTCATCGTCGGCCTGACCCCCGAGACCACGGCGCTACGCGCCCTGCTGAGCGAGGCCGCCGCCGGCACGCGTGCCTTCTCCGACTTTCTGGCCGGCAAGCTCTCCGGGCTCGACATCGCCTACCCGCCCGCCGACCCCGGAACACACCCTCTGACCGGCGTCCGCGCCTACGATCCCGAGGGCGAGGGAGTCCTCCCGCTCCTGCACGACGGTCGCGCCGTACTGCTGACGATGGGGGAGGAACCGGTGAACGCGGGCGTGGCCGAGCGGGCGACGAAGGCCGGCATCTCCGTCCATGCCAGCCGACTCGCCGAGACCGGCGGCCCCGCCTGGTCCCACGTCACCGCGGCCCTCGTCCGGCCCGACGGCCATGTGTGGTGGGCAACCGAAGCGGACAGCTCGGGTGCGGAGTTCACGGCCGAGGTCAGCAGGACACTGGAGGAGCTGGCGGTGGTCTTCTAG
- a CDS encoding TetR/AcrR family transcriptional regulator: MSTAQTPPARPRRVRDPELHRRAILEAAARAFAERGYNRATLRDIAQRAGVTHGLVLRHFGSKEDLFLAAVPGTRSIEDLAEDSGEPLAARIAQEFVRRLENPEGTDTFVALMRSAADDEHAAAQLYIAMQQRTDETYRRLLGEHALEHRVPFLAALLVGVTFSRYVIRAGALAEMSTERFTEDLTASIDALLHERPRTGRSTPLDDHRRETGDGRTDG; this comes from the coding sequence ATGTCCACCGCACAGACTCCGCCCGCCCGCCCCCGCCGCGTCCGCGATCCGGAGCTGCACCGCCGCGCCATCCTCGAGGCCGCGGCGCGGGCTTTCGCCGAGCGCGGCTACAACCGGGCCACGCTGCGGGACATCGCCCAGCGGGCCGGGGTCACGCACGGACTGGTCCTGCGTCACTTCGGCAGCAAGGAGGATTTGTTCCTCGCCGCGGTTCCCGGTACCCGCTCCATCGAGGACCTGGCCGAGGACTCCGGCGAACCCCTGGCCGCCCGCATCGCCCAGGAGTTCGTCCGTCGCCTGGAGAACCCCGAAGGCACCGACACCTTCGTCGCCCTGATGCGGAGCGCGGCGGACGACGAACACGCCGCCGCCCAGCTGTACATCGCCATGCAGCAACGCACCGACGAGACCTATCGCCGGCTGCTCGGCGAGCACGCGCTGGAGCACCGGGTGCCGTTCCTGGCCGCACTGCTCGTCGGCGTCACCTTCAGCCGGTACGTCATCCGGGCCGGCGCACTGGCGGAGATGAGCACGGAGCGCTTCACGGAGGACCTGACCGCCTCCATCGACGCACTGCTGCACGAGAGGCCGCGGACCGGACGCTCCACCCCCCTGGACGACCACCGGCGAGAGACCGGCGACGGCCGGACCGACGGCTGA
- a CDS encoding helix-turn-helix domain-containing protein, protein MKRQELGRSACPIDRSLYEVGDTWTLQILRDAMHGVTRFTDFSNHIGLATNVLSARLQKLVAVGIFEIQESALGNSHEYVLTEKGRDFHTVLAALRQWGQKHLFDDDELVNRVVDARTGRQPLPVALTADDGRELSADDILVVQSRASDPIESATPVDTPRRRRSRA, encoded by the coding sequence GTGAAGCGTCAGGAACTGGGCCGGTCCGCCTGCCCCATCGACCGGTCCCTGTACGAGGTCGGCGACACCTGGACTCTGCAGATCCTGCGCGACGCGATGCACGGCGTCACGCGCTTCACGGACTTCAGCAACCACATCGGTCTCGCCACCAACGTCCTGAGCGCGCGCCTGCAGAAGCTCGTGGCCGTCGGGATCTTCGAGATCCAGGAGTCGGCACTCGGCAACTCGCACGAGTACGTCCTGACCGAGAAGGGCCGGGACTTCCACACCGTCCTGGCCGCACTGCGCCAGTGGGGCCAAAAGCACCTCTTCGACGACGACGAGCTCGTCAACCGTGTGGTCGACGCCCGCACCGGCCGGCAACCCCTGCCGGTCGCCCTCACCGCGGACGACGGCCGGGAACTGTCCGCCGACGACATCCTCGTAGTCCAGTCACGGGCGTCGGATCCCATCGAGTCCGCCACGCCGGTCGACACACCACGCCGTCGCCGGTCCCGGGCGTAG
- a CDS encoding alpha/beta hydrolase: MVQRTDDLIHLPDGTVLSAWLFLPEGPGPHPAVTMSHGFGGTKYHQGIEAIARRIAEAGFAVSLHDHRGFGDSTGEPRQDIDPYRQIEDWRRVISYLQTLDPIDADRIGIWGSSYSGGHALVLGATDRRIAAVYSQVPTISGSQSSRRRVPPHLTRQLEQAIAADELDQARGREPASQAFVSDDPTVQASYRSADAIDFYLRHNAPEGVWENRVTVQSNRRARSYDPGHWIDQISPTPLMMLVGTHDTVAPTDLALSAYERALEPKELVLVPGGHFDPYLDGFEASTSAAVRFFRTHLRAG; encoded by the coding sequence ATGGTCCAGCGCACAGACGACCTGATTCACCTGCCCGACGGGACGGTGCTCAGCGCATGGCTGTTCCTGCCGGAGGGCCCCGGGCCCCACCCGGCGGTCACGATGAGCCACGGCTTCGGCGGCACCAAGTACCACCAGGGCATCGAAGCGATCGCGCGCCGTATCGCGGAGGCGGGGTTCGCGGTGTCGCTGCATGATCACCGGGGCTTCGGCGACAGCACCGGAGAGCCTCGCCAGGACATCGACCCCTACCGGCAGATCGAGGACTGGCGGCGGGTCATCTCATACCTGCAGACCCTCGACCCGATCGATGCGGACCGCATCGGCATCTGGGGCTCCAGCTATTCGGGCGGACACGCCCTCGTTCTCGGGGCGACGGACCGCCGGATCGCGGCCGTGTACTCCCAGGTGCCGACCATCAGCGGCTCCCAGAGCAGCCGGCGCCGTGTTCCGCCGCACCTGACCCGTCAGCTCGAGCAGGCCATCGCCGCCGACGAACTGGACCAGGCCCGGGGCAGGGAACCCGCGAGTCAGGCGTTCGTCAGCGACGACCCGACCGTGCAGGCCTCCTACCGCTCCGCCGACGCCATCGACTTCTACCTGCGGCACAACGCGCCGGAGGGCGTGTGGGAGAACCGCGTCACGGTCCAGTCCAACCGGCGCGCCCGTTCCTACGACCCCGGCCACTGGATCGACCAGATCTCGCCGACACCCCTGATGATGCTGGTCGGCACCCACGACACCGTCGCCCCCACCGACCTGGCCCTGAGCGCGTACGAGAGAGCTCTGGAACCCAAGGAACTGGTTCTCGTGCCCGGCGGCCACTTCGATCCCTACCTCGACGGCTTCGAGGCGAGCACCAGCGCCGCCGTGCGGTTCTTCCGCACCCACCTCCGGGCCGGGTGA
- a CDS encoding enoyl-CoA hydratase/isomerase family protein, whose translation MPATYSYETIRTELRNGVLWATIDNPPVNLIDERLVTDLVALLDSTDTDGDVRVVVFRSADPDFFISHVDLKRIPQYTAAAATSGGPDDVSLGALFRRLSEARPVTIALLGGRARGAGAEFLYACDMRFASLERAVIGQIEVGTGVFTGAGAVQHLVRLAGRGQAMQMILSSEDVDAREAERIGVVNKALPDGELSSYVERLAERIAKFPEAAVRLAKRRINAAGLPPKEDVHVDGSMFQVLAGDGAVAARVGALMQRGLQERSHTELELGTVIGEL comes from the coding sequence GTGCCAGCAACGTACTCGTACGAGACAATTCGAACGGAACTGCGCAACGGGGTCTTGTGGGCCACGATCGACAACCCTCCGGTCAACCTCATCGACGAGCGGCTGGTCACCGATCTCGTGGCCCTGCTCGACAGCACCGATACCGACGGGGACGTGCGCGTCGTGGTGTTCCGCAGTGCGGACCCCGACTTCTTCATCTCCCACGTCGACCTCAAGCGGATCCCCCAGTACACGGCGGCTGCCGCCACGTCCGGCGGTCCGGACGACGTGAGCCTCGGCGCGCTGTTCCGGCGGCTCAGCGAGGCGCGTCCCGTCACGATCGCGCTCCTCGGAGGCCGGGCCCGCGGTGCCGGCGCCGAATTCCTGTACGCGTGCGACATGCGGTTCGCGTCCCTCGAACGCGCGGTCATCGGCCAGATCGAGGTGGGCACCGGGGTCTTCACCGGTGCCGGCGCCGTCCAGCATCTCGTACGGCTCGCCGGCCGGGGCCAGGCCATGCAGATGATCCTGAGCTCGGAGGACGTCGACGCGCGCGAGGCCGAACGCATCGGCGTGGTCAACAAGGCACTTCCGGACGGGGAGTTGTCCTCATACGTCGAGCGGCTCGCCGAGCGGATCGCCAAATTCCCGGAAGCGGCGGTGCGACTCGCCAAGCGCCGCATCAACGCGGCCGGTCTCCCGCCCAAGGAGGACGTCCACGTCGACGGCAGTATGTTCCAGGTCCTGGCGGGCGACGGCGCCGTCGCCGCCCGGGTGGGCGCCCTGATGCAGCGCGGACTCCAGGAGCGCTCCCACACCGAGCTCGAACTCGGCACGGTCATCGGTGAGCTCTGA
- a CDS encoding ricin-type beta-trefoil lectin domain protein has protein sequence MIRSAVRALATAPAVLAMAATAVVAAGGSASAAANPGPGFPAHYAAPYVETWNSPSAMTNARNATGLKYFTLAFVIDGGGCNAMFNGDTPVTDAGWTSAINSLRGAGGDVIASFGGASGIEEAQACTSVTSLKAQYKKVIDTLNLTRVDFDIEGGAIADTAANDRRNKALAQLQQEYAAAGRKLDVQYTLPAMPNGLDGNGTKLLSNAKSNGLNVNLVNIMTMDYYDGTRDMGKAATDAAGALRTQLGAIWPEKTDAQLWAMEGNTPMIGVNDDVSEIFTTGNATTLANFAKSKGIQELAFWALGRDKACATNGQLSDTCSGTPQSAWQFSSTFNTLTGGTTPPPTGSTGQITGLGGKCVDVASASSANGTAVQMYDCNGTTAQQWTVGSDNTVRSLGKCMDLTAAGTANGTKVQLYDCNGTGAQVWQQGSGDTLVNPVSGKCLDVTDKSTANGARLQIWTCAGGTNQQFHLPA, from the coding sequence GTGATCAGATCCGCCGTCAGAGCCCTCGCCACCGCTCCCGCCGTCCTGGCGATGGCCGCCACCGCGGTCGTCGCCGCCGGCGGCTCCGCGAGTGCCGCGGCCAACCCCGGCCCCGGCTTCCCCGCCCACTACGCCGCGCCGTACGTCGAGACCTGGAACTCGCCCTCGGCGATGACCAACGCGCGCAATGCGACAGGCCTGAAGTACTTCACACTCGCTTTCGTCATCGACGGCGGCGGCTGCAACGCCATGTTCAACGGAGACACGCCCGTCACCGACGCCGGCTGGACCTCCGCGATCAACTCCCTGCGGGGCGCGGGCGGCGACGTCATCGCCTCCTTCGGCGGTGCCTCCGGCATCGAGGAGGCGCAGGCCTGTACGAGTGTGACCTCGCTGAAGGCCCAGTACAAGAAGGTCATCGACACCCTCAACCTCACCCGCGTCGACTTCGACATCGAAGGCGGCGCGATCGCCGACACCGCCGCCAACGACCGTCGTAACAAGGCGCTCGCCCAGCTCCAGCAGGAGTACGCCGCCGCGGGGCGCAAACTGGACGTCCAGTACACCCTGCCGGCCATGCCGAACGGCCTGGACGGCAACGGGACGAAGCTGCTGTCCAACGCCAAGAGCAACGGTCTCAACGTCAACCTCGTCAACATCATGACGATGGACTACTACGACGGCACCCGGGACATGGGCAAGGCGGCCACCGACGCCGCCGGCGCCCTGCGCACCCAGCTCGGCGCCATCTGGCCGGAGAAGACCGACGCGCAGCTGTGGGCGATGGAGGGCAACACCCCGATGATCGGGGTGAACGACGACGTCAGCGAGATCTTCACCACCGGCAACGCCACCACGCTCGCCAACTTCGCGAAGTCCAAGGGCATCCAGGAACTCGCCTTCTGGGCGCTCGGCCGCGACAAGGCCTGCGCCACCAACGGCCAGCTCTCCGACACCTGCAGCGGCACCCCGCAGAGCGCCTGGCAGTTCTCCAGCACCTTCAACACCTTGACCGGCGGAACCACCCCGCCGCCCACCGGCTCGACCGGCCAGATCACGGGCCTCGGCGGCAAGTGCGTGGACGTCGCCTCGGCGAGCAGCGCCAACGGCACCGCCGTCCAGATGTACGACTGCAACGGCACCACCGCCCAGCAGTGGACCGTGGGTTCCGACAACACCGTCCGCAGCCTCGGCAAGTGCATGGACCTCACGGCGGCAGGCACCGCCAACGGCACCAAGGTCCAGCTCTACGACTGCAACGGCACCGGCGCCCAGGTCTGGCAGCAAGGCAGCGGCGACACCCTGGTGAACCCCGTCTCCGGCAAGTGCCTCGACGTCACCGACAAATCGACGGCCAACGGAGCCCGGCTGCAGATCTGGACCTGCGCGGGCGGCACCAACCAGCAGTTCCACCTCCCGGCCTGA
- a CDS encoding EF-hand domain-containing protein — translation MASAFQERKLKGMFAAFDADGDGYLREDDFAALVGRWSLLPGVGPGTQLRARVEMLLMGWWDALLEAGDANGDGTVDMGELLTLVDRLPTMAEAVTATADTVFDAVDANGDGRISPEEHRRLVETWNGQPVDMTGVFELLDPNGDGHLGREEFAFLWRQFWTSDDPAEPGNWLCGRFLA, via the coding sequence ATGGCCAGCGCGTTTCAGGAGCGCAAACTCAAGGGGATGTTCGCCGCGTTCGACGCGGACGGTGACGGCTACCTGCGCGAGGACGACTTCGCCGCGCTCGTCGGCCGCTGGAGCCTGCTCCCGGGCGTCGGGCCCGGGACCCAACTGCGCGCGCGGGTCGAGATGTTGCTGATGGGCTGGTGGGACGCTCTTCTGGAGGCCGGGGACGCCAACGGTGACGGCACGGTCGACATGGGCGAACTGCTCACCCTCGTCGACCGGTTGCCCACCATGGCCGAGGCCGTCACGGCGACCGCTGACACCGTCTTCGACGCGGTGGACGCGAATGGCGACGGCCGTATCTCCCCGGAGGAACACCGCAGGCTCGTGGAGACCTGGAACGGGCAGCCCGTGGACATGACCGGTGTCTTCGAACTGCTCGACCCGAACGGCGACGGCCACCTGGGCCGCGAGGAGTTCGCGTTTCTCTGGCGCCAGTTCTGGACCAGCGACGACCCGGCAGAACCCGGCAACTGGCTCTGCGGGCGCTTCCTCGCCTGA
- a CDS encoding helix-turn-helix transcriptional regulator: MTEERPGTAGAVDGVLVALADPTRRQLLELLAAQGEATATTLAEGLPVSRQAVVKHLSVLDAAGLVTGGRVGREVRYAVRPAALSATARWMATLADDWDRRLANIKHIAEAAEREARNEERNPHPSPDRNT, translated from the coding sequence GTGACGGAAGAACGTCCTGGCACCGCCGGGGCCGTCGACGGTGTCCTGGTCGCACTCGCCGACCCGACGCGACGCCAACTGCTCGAACTGCTCGCCGCACAGGGCGAGGCCACCGCGACGACACTCGCCGAAGGACTGCCCGTCTCACGGCAGGCGGTGGTCAAGCATCTCTCCGTCCTGGACGCGGCCGGGCTGGTCACCGGCGGCCGGGTCGGACGCGAGGTCCGCTACGCGGTGCGGCCCGCGGCCCTGAGCGCCACGGCCCGGTGGATGGCCACGCTCGCGGACGACTGGGACCGACGACTGGCCAACATCAAGCACATCGCCGAGGCGGCGGAGCGGGAGGCGAGAAACGAGGAGAGGAACCCTCACCCCTCACCGGACCGGAACACGTGA
- a CDS encoding SRPBCC domain-containing protein, protein MSEDRIERETLIAASLERVWELVAQPGFWVADKASLPGTVAREGESLIAKNAEHGDFPVRVEKVEPPTYLAYRWTSAFPGEELREDNSTLVEFTLTREGDRTRLRVVESGFAALAGSEELRSQNVKDHSEGWPLELGALKTRAEQPST, encoded by the coding sequence ATGAGCGAGGACCGCATCGAACGCGAAACCCTGATCGCCGCATCCCTGGAGCGGGTCTGGGAGCTGGTGGCCCAACCAGGGTTCTGGGTGGCCGACAAGGCGAGCCTTCCCGGCACGGTGGCCAGGGAAGGAGAGTCGTTGATCGCGAAGAACGCCGAGCACGGCGACTTCCCGGTGCGTGTGGAGAAGGTCGAGCCGCCGACGTATCTGGCGTACCGCTGGACCAGCGCGTTCCCGGGAGAAGAACTGCGCGAGGACAACAGCACCCTCGTGGAGTTCACGCTGACCCGGGAAGGCGACCGGACGCGGCTGCGCGTCGTGGAGAGCGGATTCGCGGCACTGGCCGGCTCCGAGGAACTGCGCAGTCAGAATGTGAAGGACCACAGCGAAGGCTGGCCCCTGGAACTCGGCGCGCTCAAGACGCGTGCCGAACAGCCCTCCACGTGA
- a CDS encoding toxin Doc — MSEILYIDVSWLLDVQEAALGTDDVSVTDYSALVAAVARHKTRMPTLQTSNPDTAWRAAALLHTVVRLEPLPHRNSLFAAFVAAQYMDQSGEGIDPPYGSLSDLIRKVRETRLPIYAVADVLRSWRI; from the coding sequence ATGAGCGAAATCCTGTACATCGATGTCTCCTGGCTCCTGGACGTCCAGGAAGCCGCCCTGGGAACTGACGACGTGTCGGTCACCGACTACTCGGCCCTGGTCGCGGCCGTCGCGCGGCACAAGACGCGCATGCCGACCCTTCAGACGTCCAATCCCGACACGGCGTGGCGCGCGGCAGCGCTTCTGCACACCGTCGTGCGGCTCGAGCCGCTGCCGCATCGCAACAGCCTCTTCGCGGCGTTCGTCGCCGCCCAGTACATGGACCAGTCCGGCGAAGGGATCGATCCTCCCTACGGCAGCCTGTCCGACCTGATCAGAAAGGTCCGGGAGACCCGCCTGCCGATCTACGCCGTCGCGGACGTCCTGCGTTCCTGGAGGATCTGA
- a CDS encoding tetratricopeptide repeat protein, giving the protein MVQWQGTNFTVDGHEPTSAEEYYRIGLHCWDSAEHRGAATAFLETAAANGHGDAVELLGHIDYVRGQYASAVPRLRQSTGSPRAAYYLASLYHQGCPQAGIPQSLDEAAGWYRSSAELGEPEAMLALGDLYLERLLPVTRTPAEHALEYFLAAAARNHPYGQYRAAEVYRTLYQDVQRAAVLYQACVDNPMTVRHALGSMMTLQSQAHLRETAANRTAGLLQQRRDAVNPPHHRGDFY; this is encoded by the coding sequence GTGGTGCAGTGGCAGGGGACCAACTTCACCGTGGACGGACACGAGCCGACCAGCGCCGAGGAGTACTACCGGATCGGTCTGCACTGCTGGGACAGCGCCGAACACCGGGGCGCGGCCACCGCCTTCCTGGAAACCGCGGCGGCCAACGGTCACGGCGACGCCGTCGAGCTCCTGGGACACATCGACTACGTGCGGGGGCAGTACGCGAGCGCCGTGCCACGGCTGCGGCAGAGCACCGGGTCACCGCGAGCGGCCTACTACCTCGCTTCGCTCTACCACCAGGGCTGCCCCCAGGCGGGTATCCCCCAGTCGCTCGACGAGGCGGCCGGCTGGTACCGCTCCTCGGCCGAACTGGGCGAGCCCGAAGCGATGCTGGCCCTGGGCGACCTGTACCTGGAGCGGCTGCTGCCCGTGACCCGCACCCCCGCGGAGCACGCTCTCGAGTACTTCCTGGCGGCCGCCGCACGCAATCACCCCTACGGCCAGTACCGCGCCGCCGAGGTGTACCGCACCCTCTACCAGGACGTCCAGCGCGCCGCCGTGCTCTACCAGGCCTGCGTGGACAACCCGATGACGGTGCGTCACGCACTGGGCTCGATGATGACCCTTCAGAGTCAGGCACACCTGCGGGAGACAGCGGCGAACAGGACGGCCGGGCTGCTGCAGCAGCGTCGTGACGCCGTCAACCCCCCACACCACCGAGGCGACTTCTACTGA
- a CDS encoding PP2C family protein-serine/threonine phosphatase, producing MKDPEIDYQGIFDASPSAMLVLTPDLVIVDANASYQNLLGRARHQLVGRYVYDAFPRDPEGPDDLKASLRRVLETRAQDVAGPMRHDVEERHRPGVFEERYWSPINAPVLDSEGNIVLVVHRLEEITDVVRACGPESDERRLQTQYELYARSRELQQVNDRLRQANARERQVALALQDAMLPAPERLDRHQAAVRYRPAEDSLNVCGDWYEVTQLAYGAAAVAVGDVVGHGLAAAGIMGQLRSALSAAIRVVDGPASALDGLDMYARSVDGALASTAVQTVIDEVDHRITYSSAGHPPPALAHPDGTVQFLDRATDPPLGTSPVHTPRPQATTTYADGAALVLYSDGLIERRQEDIDRGLQRLADHLARHHKDDAEDLAEELTTLSAATDDTVVVVVRL from the coding sequence GTGAAGGATCCGGAGATCGATTACCAGGGCATCTTCGACGCGTCACCCAGCGCGATGCTGGTGCTCACGCCCGATCTTGTCATCGTGGATGCGAACGCGTCCTACCAGAACCTGCTCGGCCGCGCACGACACCAACTCGTCGGCCGGTACGTGTACGACGCCTTCCCGAGGGACCCGGAGGGCCCGGACGATCTCAAGGCGTCACTGCGACGGGTGCTGGAGACCCGCGCCCAGGACGTCGCGGGGCCGATGCGCCACGACGTGGAGGAGCGTCATCGACCCGGGGTGTTCGAAGAGCGCTACTGGAGCCCGATCAACGCCCCCGTCCTGGACTCCGAGGGAAACATCGTGCTGGTCGTGCACCGTCTGGAAGAGATCACCGATGTCGTGCGCGCATGCGGTCCCGAATCCGACGAGCGGCGCCTGCAGACGCAGTACGAGCTCTACGCGCGATCCCGCGAGTTGCAGCAGGTCAACGATCGCCTGCGGCAGGCCAACGCTCGCGAGCGACAGGTCGCCCTCGCGCTCCAGGACGCGATGCTGCCCGCACCCGAGCGACTCGACCGTCACCAGGCGGCGGTGCGCTATCGACCCGCCGAGGACAGCCTCAATGTCTGCGGCGACTGGTACGAGGTGACCCAGCTCGCCTACGGGGCCGCCGCCGTCGCGGTGGGTGACGTCGTGGGGCACGGCCTGGCGGCGGCAGGAATCATGGGCCAGCTACGGAGTGCCCTGAGCGCGGCCATACGCGTCGTCGACGGGCCCGCGTCCGCACTCGACGGGCTCGACATGTACGCGCGTTCCGTCGACGGCGCGCTGGCCAGCACCGCCGTGCAGACCGTCATCGACGAGGTCGACCACCGGATCACCTACAGCAGCGCCGGCCACCCGCCTCCGGCCCTCGCCCACCCGGACGGCACGGTGCAGTTCCTGGACCGGGCGACGGATCCGCCCCTGGGGACCAGCCCCGTACACACCCCCCGCCCGCAGGCCACGACCACCTACGCCGACGGCGCCGCGCTCGTCCTCTACAGCGACGGGCTGATCGAGCGCCGGCAAGAGGACATCGACCGGGGCCTCCAGCGCCTCGCCGACCACCTCGCCCGGCACCACAAGGACGACGCCGAGGACCTGGCGGAGGAGCTGACCACGCTGAGCGCCGCCACCGACGACACGGTCGTGGTCGTCGTCCGCCTCTGA